The Geomonas agri genome contains the following window.
GCGTAGTATCCTGGAGAACGACAAGAAGCTGTTCCAGCAGTACAACGAGAACCTGGAGCGGCTGAGCAAGCTCAAGGAGCGCCTGGAGCAGGAGGCGGTCAAGAAAGAAGGCCTGCGCCGCTCCATCGAGGCGAAAAAACGCGAGATCGAGCAGGAAAAGAGCCGCAAGGCGACCTACCTGGTCAAGGTGCGCCAGGACAAGCAGGGCTACCTCGCCTCGCTCAAGGAGCTGCAGGCCAACGCAAGCCGCCTGCAAAGCATGATTCAAAGGCTTGAAGCGAAAAGTAGAAAAGCGTATAGTTCCAAGGGTCGTCCCGGCAAGACGACCGAACCGGCCCGGCCCGGCGTGACCGCCAAGGCCACCCCGGTCCCCAACCAGGGGCTGGGCGCCCAGAAAGGGCGGCTGTCGCTGCCGGTGCGTGGCAACATCATCGACCGTTTCGGAAGGCATAAGCACCCCGAATTCGATTCCTTTACTGTCAGTAACGGGATCTCCGTGGCAGCCCCCGCCGGCAGCGCCATCCATGCAATCTATGACGGTGAAGTGATTTTTGCCGACTATTTCAAAGGCTATGGTAATATGATCATCGTCGATCACGGCGACGGGTTCTTCAGCCTTTACGCCCACGCCTCGTCCATAGCCAAGAGAGTCGGCTCCAAGGTATCGAAAAATGATGTCCTTGCCAGTGTGGGCGATCTTGACTCAACCAAGGGGCCCATGCTCTATTTCGAGATCAGATACCAGGGGAAACCGGTCGATCCGTCCCCCTGGTTCAGATAAGCAGGGTATCGCAACAAACTTCCAGGGAGGCAAAATGTTCAAGGGCAGCAAATTCAAGAAGACAACCCTGTTTGTCACTACCGTTGCACTGCTGACGCTCGTCATCGCGTTCGGCGTGCAGCGCAGATGTGCCGCCCAGGGCGGCGGCAACGACTACCAGTCCATCGAGCTGTTCACCGACGTGCTGGCCATTGTCAAGAAAAGCTACGTCGAGGAAGTGGACACCAAGAAGCTTGTGTACGGCGCCATCAACGGCATGCTCACCTCCCTCGACCCGCACAGTTCCTTCATGCCCCCCGAGACCTACAAGGAGATGAAGATCGACACCAAGGGCGCCTTCGGCGGCCTGGGCATCGAGATCACCGTGAAAGAAGGGATCCTTACCGTCATCTCACCGATCGAGGACACCCCGGCCTTCCGGGCCGGCATCAAGGCGGGCGACCAGATCCTCAAGATCGACGACAAGTTCACCAAGGACCTCACCATAACCGACGCGGTGAAAAGGATGCGCGGCGTGAAGGGGACCAAGGTCACCCTGACCATCATGCGGGAAGGGTTCGACAAGACCAAGGACTTCGTCCTCGAGCGCGACATCATCCAGGTCAAGAGCGTGAAGTACAAGGTCCTGGACGACGGTTACGGCTACATCCGCATCGCTCAGTTCCAGGAGAAAACCGACGACGACCTGGAGAAGGCGCTGCAGGCACTGCAGGCGGACAAAGCACAGTTGAGGGGCCTGGTGCTGGATCTCAGGAATGACCCCGGCGGGCTTCTGGACCAGGCGGTCCGTGTCTGCGAACATTTCGTTCCGGAAGGGAAGCTGATCGTCTACACCGAGGGGCGCGAGAAGGATTCCCAGATGCGCTTCACCTCGCGGAAGAGCCACAAGCAGGGCGAGTACCCTATCGTGGTGCTGATCAACAGCGGTTCGGCCTCGGCCTCCGAGATCGTGGCAGGCTGCCTGCAGGACCACAAGCGCGCGGTCATCATGGGCACCCAGAGCTTCGGCAAGGGTAGCGTGCAGACCATCATCCCTCTGGCCGACAACTCTGGCCTGAGGCTCACCACCGCCCGCTACTTCACCCCGAGCGGCCGCTCCATCCAGGCCAAGGGGATCACCCCGGACATCGTCGCCGAGCGGGTTGAGATCGCCCCGACCAGCGAGAAGAAGGAAGGAATGCACATCCGCGAGAAGGACCTTGAGAACCATTTCGAAGGGGACAAGAAGGACGACCAGGATGAGAAGAAGGCAAAACCTGCTCCGTACAAGACCGACGATATGTTCAAGAACGACTCGCAGGTGCTGCGTGCCCTCGACCTTCTCAAGGGGTGGGACATCCTGAAGAGCATGGGCAAGCTTCCCTCTTAAGGGGGACTGGTTTGCACAAAGCAGTAAAGGGAAGGGGTGGCCAAACGGCCACCCCTTTTGCTTTATCGGTCGCCATGAGGGGAGGGGAGAGGCCGGTTCGGCTTGACAGCCCCCGAGGGGGTCAGTAAAGTAAACCGGTCCGTTCCCGCAGTAATCCCCCGGCCCCGAGGTCATCATGATCAGACAGACGCGCTGTCCTTGGTATTGGCTGCTTCTTTTGCTCCTGGTAGTTCTCCCGGTTCACCCTGTCTTCGCCTTGCCGACTCTTACCATATCCTCTCCGGCATCCGACGGCGTCTTCGTTCTGCGCGGCGAGCAGATGGACGGCGTGGCAGGCCTCGACCTCTCTATCGGCTACGACTCCGTTACGCTCGCCAACCCCCGCGTTACCATCGGCAAGATGGTGCAAGGGATGATGAACGCCGCCAACCCCGGCAATCCCATCAGGCTCGCCATCGTCGGGACGACCGCCCTCAAGGGGAGCGGCATCATCGCCAGTGTCGCCTTCGACCGGACCGGCACGTCCCCCGGCGTGGTCACGCTGGTTACCGGTACCCTCATCGACGCCTCTGGCAAGAAGGTGGTTATGGCGCAGCCGGTCATCGTCAACCCCTCGGCCGTGGTTGCTGCAGATGACAGCGGCGCTCCGACAGCGCAGCCTGGGCAGGATATCAAAAATGACATCTCGACAGGCGCGGCCACCGTGGCATCGCGTCCGCTGATGGTCGGGGGTACGGTGACCATGCCTGGCCAGGAAACGGCTGCCGGGCAGGAGGGGACCCCGGCCAAAGATACCGTGGTAGCGGCTGAGGCACAGGCGCCGGCAGAGGGGAAGCCGCTGGTCAAGAAACGACTACGCACCAAAAAGGCGCAACTGGAAGGTGAGGAACCTCCACTGGACCGGGAGGAAAACCCGCCCCCTCCGGAGCAGGAGACCCCGACTCGCCCTGAGGCCCCTGCGCCGTCACCGCAGGTAACCCAGCCGGTCCCGATCACCAGCGTCCTGGACCGCTTCAAGGCTTTTCAAGGCGAGCGAACCCCGGCCAACCTGGTTGCCCTGTTTAGCCAGGAGGCCTCCGCTGCCTACCGTCAGACCCCCCCGATAGCACTTGCCGACGGCAAGGCGACGGTAACACTCTTCATCACCATGGTGACCGGGGAGACTACGCCCAGCTTCACCTTCAGCGGCTGCACCTATGTCTCGCACCGGCGCACCGAGGCGGGGTGGGAAATCGTGGCCAGGCCGAAGCGGGACGTGTTAAAGGCCGATGTCACCATGCTGTATAGCGGCCTGAGGCAGGAGTTCCCGCTGACGGTGGCGCCCAAGGTCGCACTGGTGCCGGGGAAGCCGCTCCCGGTGAAGGAGGCTGATTTCGGACGTTTCCTGAAGGAACGGGGGACCGCATCGCGTCCACGTTTCGATCTCAACAGGGACGGCCGCCGCGATTACGTTGACGACTACATCTATACCGCCAACTACCTGGCGCGTACCGGCCTGCAGGCGCCATAGGTGCCGGGGCGGGGTGTCGATCGTTAAGCTGTGGGGGGCATGCCCTCTTCGACTTCAGTCGGGGGGGCATTGTCATGCATGGGCGATGGGATAATCTCGCCACAGCGGCAAAAGGCAGGGGACAGAGGCGGCACGTTTCTATTGCCGCAAAGGCGGCTATCGGGTATACACCATTTGCCGCCCATCAGAGTACTTTGACGGGAGGAGCCGATGCTAAAGCTAAAGGACAAGAGTCTGTTTCACCAGCTTTGTTTCATCAACGGCGCCTGGACCGGTGCTGATAGCGGCGAGAGCATCGATGTCGTCAACCCCGCTACCGGAGAAAAACTGGGCACCGTTCCCAAGATGGGAGGTGCAGAGACCCGCCGCGCCATCGAGGCGGCCCATGCCGCTTTGCCGTCGTGGCGCGCCAAGACAGCGCAAGAACGGTCGGTGATCCTCAGGCGCTGGGCTGACCTGCTGCTTGAGCACCTGGACGACCTGGCCGTGCTGATGACCGCGGAGCAGGGGAAACCGCTGGCCGAGGCGCGCGGCGAGACGGTTTACGCCGCCTCCTTTTTGGAATGGTTCGCCGAGGAGGGGAAGAGGGTCTACGGGGACGTGATCCCGTCGGACCAGGCGGGCAAGCGGATCGTGGTCCTCAAGGAACCAGTCGGCGTCTGCGCCGCCATCACCCCCTGGAATTTCCCCTCCGCCATGATTACCAGGAAGGTGGGGCCTGCACTGGCAGCGGGATGTACCATCGTGGTCAAGCCTGCCACGGCGACGCCGTACTCCGCCTTGGCCCTTGCGGTGCTGGCGCAACGTGCCGGGGTCCCGGAAGGTGTCTTTGCCGTCGTTACCGGTTCCGCGGGTGCCATCGGAGAGGAGATGACGAGCAACCCGCTGGTGCGCAAGCTCACCTTCACCGGTTCTACTGAGGTGGGCAAGAAGCTGATGGCCCAGTGTGCGGGAACGGTCAAGAAGGTTTCCCTCGAGTTAGGGGGCAACGCGCCCTTCATCGTCTTTGACGACGCTGATCTCGATGCCGCCGTTGAGGGGGCGCTGATCTCCAAGTATCGCAATACCGGTCAGACCTGCGTCTGCAGCAACCGGTTCCTGGTGCAGGAAGGGATCTATGACCGTTTCGCGGAGAAGCTGGCGCAGGCGGCAGCCCAGCTGAAGGTGGGAGATGGCCTGAAGGGGGAGACGCAGCAGGGGCCTCTGATCGACATGGCGGCGGTTGAGAAGGTCGAGGAACATATCGGCGATGCCCTCGCCAAGGGGGCCCGTATCGTCACCGGTGGCAACCGCCATCCACTAGGAGGATGCTTCTTCGAGCCGACGGTCATCGCCGACGTGACGCCTGACATGCATGTCGCCCGGCAAGAGACCTTCGGCCCGGTGGCGCCCCTATTCCGCTTCAGTACCGAGGAGGATGCGATACGTTTGGCCAACGACACAGAATTTGGCCTGTGCGCCTATTTCTATAGCCGGGACATGACACGGGTTTGGCGGGTTGCCGAAGCAATTGAATCCGGCATCGTCGGCATCAACACCGGCCTGATCTCCACCGTGGTCGCTCCCTTTGGTGGCATCAAGGAGTCCGGCGTCGGCCGGGAAGGCTCCAAGTACGGCATCGAGGAGTTCGTCGAAATCAAATACCTCTGCATCGGCGGCATAAGGTAACAAGCCGAACCATCAATCAGAAAGGACATTAACTCCTCCCCCTGGAGGGGGTAGGGGGGTATGGGACAGCATATGACAGAAGTCACCACCTACAACGACGGCAAAGTGCTGCGCGGCGAGGTCGACGTGGTACGGGAATTTCCCCTGGTGCTGCGGGTCAACGACCGGGAAATCGTCACGCTGATCGCCTCGCCCCACGACCTGCGCTTCCTCGTGGCGGGTTTCTTGCGCCTGCAGGGATTCGTCACGCACCTGGACGACTTCCTGATGTTGAGCGTTTGCAACGACTACGGCATCGCCAACGTCCGCATCAAAGGCGAGATCCCGGCGGAGTTGAAACCGGTCCTGACCTCCGGGTGTGGCACCGGCATCACCTTTTTGCTTCCCGAAGCTGCCTGCGCGAGGGGGATTGCCGACGGGGTGCAGGTTCCGGTTACGGCAATCTTCGAGTTGATGAAGCAAGTAGCGCTGAGTTCCGCCAAGTACAAAAGCCATGGCGGTGTCCACTCCGCGGCTGTCGGCGATACCGCGGGGCGGTTGCTCCTGCACGCCGAGGACCTCGGCAGGCACAACACCATCGATCGCCTGGCGGGGGAGGCTTTGTTGAAGGGAATTCCCCTCTCTGGCACCATCCTGGCCACCTCCGGTCGTGTCTCGGCGGAGATGGCGACCAAGGCGGCGCTCTTGGGCATCGCCGTCATTGTTTCCCGCACCTCTCCCACCGACATGGCTATCCGCATTTGCGAAGATGCCGGCATCGCCCTGGTGGGCTACCTGCGCGGCACCAGGTTCACCGCCTACACTCATCCGGAATATATTTTATTTCCTTAATGCTTGTCTGTCCCTCGCAGGGATTCAGCTCCACTGATTCCAGCTAAAACGCCACAGTAACAACTCTTTCGGCGCCGATCTGCGCCATTTTACAGGCGCTTTCAACAATTGACAAAGCAGGGTAAAAATTGTATACAGTATCCGTTCAAATGAAGCATCAGCTGACAGAAGACTTTTGATAACTTCCGTAAATAGCTGGACATTATCTAGGAGGAATCATGATCGAAGCGTATCTGAAGCAAGAGGCAGAAAGAAAGGCACTCGGTATCCCTGCGAAGCCGCTCGACCCTGAGCAGACCGCGGACCTTTGCAAACTGTTGGAAGCACCCCCGGCAGGCAAGGAGGAGTTCCTGCTCCACCTCCTGAAGGAAAGGGTCTCCCCGGGCGTCGACCCGGCTGCCGAGGTCAAAGCCGGTTTCCTGGCTGCCATCCTCGCAGGCTCCAAGAAGTCCCCGCTGGTCTCCAAGAAAGACGCGGTCCAGATCCTGGGCACCATGCTGGGCGGCTACAACGTGGCCCCGCTGGTCGCGGCCCTGAAGGACGCAGAAGTTGCTGACGAGGCCGTCAAGGCCCTGTGCGGCACCACCCTCGTCTACGATGCCTTTGACGATGTCCTCGAACTCTCCAAGTCCAACGCCGGCGCCAAAAAAGTGCTCGAGTCCTGGGCTAACGCCGAGTGGTTCACCTCCAAGCCGGGTCTGCCGGAGACCGTGAAGGTGAAGGTCTACAAGGTCGACGGCGAGATCAACACCGACGACTTCTCCCCGGCGGGCGACGCCTGGAGCCGTCCGGACATCCCGCTGCACGCGCTTGCCATGGGCAAGACCCGCTTCCCGGATGGCAATGCCACCATCGCCAAGTTCAGGGCTGACGGTTTCCAGGTTGCCTTCGTGGGCGACGTCGTGGGTACCGGTTCTTCCCGTAAGTCCGCCTGCAACAGCGTCCTCTGGCACATCGGCCAGGACATCCCGGCGGTCCCGAACAAGCGTCGCGACGGCATCATTATCGGCGGCGTCATCGCACCGATCTTCTTCAACACCGCGCAGGACTCCGGCGCGTTCCCGATCAAAACCGACGTGACCAAGATGAAGACCGGCGACGTCATCGTGATCAACGCCAAGAAGGGCGAGATCACCACCGAAGGCGGCGAAGTGCTCTCCTCCTTCAACGTGGCTCCGAACACCCTGTTCGACGAGTTCCGCGCCGGCGGCCGCATCCCGCTGATCATTGGCCGTGCCCTCACCGATCGCGCTCGCAAGGCCCTCGGTCTGGCACCGACCGACGTCTTCACCCTGCCGGTCAACCCGGTTCCTAAGGCTGGCCAGGGCTACTCGCTGGCGCAGAAGATGGTCGGCCAGGCCTGCGGCGTCGCCGGCGTTCTGCCGGGCACCGCGTGCGAGCCGAAGATGACCACCGTCGGTTCCCAGGACACCACCGGCCCGATGACCGCCGACGAGCTGAAAGAGCTCGCCTGCCTCAAGTTCCAGGCGCCGATGTTCATGCAGTCCTTCTGCCACACCGCCGCTTACCCGAAACCGGCCGACGTCAAGATGCACAAGACTCTGCCGCAGTTCATCATCGAGCGTGGCGGCGTGCCCCTGAAGCCGGGCGACGGCGTCATCCACTCCTGGCTGAACCGTCTGCTGGTTCCGGACACCGTCGGTACCGGCGGCGACTCCCACACCCGTTTCCCGATCGGCATCTCCTTCCCGGCAGGCTCCGGCCTGGTCGCCTTCGCGGGCGCGCTCGGCTTCATGCCGCTGGACATGCCTGAGTCCGTACTGGTCCGCTTCAAGGGCAAGTTCAACCCGGGCATCACCCTGCGCGACGCGGTCAACGCGATCCCCTACTGGGCCATCAAGCAGGGCCTGCTCACCGTGCCCAAGAAGAACAAGGTCAACATCTTCAACGGCCGTATCCTCGAGATGGAAGGTCTGCCGGATCTCTCCGTTGAGCAGGCTTTTGAACTGACCGATGCCGCTGCCGAGCGCAGCGCCGCGGC
Protein-coding sequences here:
- a CDS encoding murein hydrolase activator EnvC family protein, coding for MRQLTATILLVLTLLAPALCRAGANEELQNIKKQIKEKNRLITKTQKVETKVSGELVQIQKSLVEKQSSLTVLGRDLAGVEKGIDKTHEDIEHERQEAERKKAQINRRMAALYKGGDTGNLRVFFSSESFPQMSENLRYMRSILENDKKLFQQYNENLERLSKLKERLEQEAVKKEGLRRSIEAKKREIEQEKSRKATYLVKVRQDKQGYLASLKELQANASRLQSMIQRLEAKSRKAYSSKGRPGKTTEPARPGVTAKATPVPNQGLGAQKGRLSLPVRGNIIDRFGRHKHPEFDSFTVSNGISVAAPAGSAIHAIYDGEVIFADYFKGYGNMIIVDHGDGFFSLYAHASSIAKRVGSKVSKNDVLASVGDLDSTKGPMLYFEIRYQGKPVDPSPWFR
- a CDS encoding S41 family peptidase, encoding MFKGSKFKKTTLFVTTVALLTLVIAFGVQRRCAAQGGGNDYQSIELFTDVLAIVKKSYVEEVDTKKLVYGAINGMLTSLDPHSSFMPPETYKEMKIDTKGAFGGLGIEITVKEGILTVISPIEDTPAFRAGIKAGDQILKIDDKFTKDLTITDAVKRMRGVKGTKVTLTIMREGFDKTKDFVLERDIIQVKSVKYKVLDDGYGYIRIAQFQEKTDDDLEKALQALQADKAQLRGLVLDLRNDPGGLLDQAVRVCEHFVPEGKLIVYTEGREKDSQMRFTSRKSHKQGEYPIVVLINSGSASASEIVAGCLQDHKRAVIMGTQSFGKGSVQTIIPLADNSGLRLTTARYFTPSGRSIQAKGITPDIVAERVEIAPTSEKKEGMHIREKDLENHFEGDKKDDQDEKKAKPAPYKTDDMFKNDSQVLRALDLLKGWDILKSMGKLPS
- a CDS encoding cohesin domain-containing protein — encoded protein: MIRQTRCPWYWLLLLLLVVLPVHPVFALPTLTISSPASDGVFVLRGEQMDGVAGLDLSIGYDSVTLANPRVTIGKMVQGMMNAANPGNPIRLAIVGTTALKGSGIIASVAFDRTGTSPGVVTLVTGTLIDASGKKVVMAQPVIVNPSAVVAADDSGAPTAQPGQDIKNDISTGAATVASRPLMVGGTVTMPGQETAAGQEGTPAKDTVVAAEAQAPAEGKPLVKKRLRTKKAQLEGEEPPLDREENPPPPEQETPTRPEAPAPSPQVTQPVPITSVLDRFKAFQGERTPANLVALFSQEASAAYRQTPPIALADGKATVTLFITMVTGETTPSFTFSGCTYVSHRRTEAGWEIVARPKRDVLKADVTMLYSGLRQEFPLTVAPKVALVPGKPLPVKEADFGRFLKERGTASRPRFDLNRDGRRDYVDDYIYTANYLARTGLQAP
- the gabD gene encoding NADP-dependent succinate-semialdehyde dehydrogenase — encoded protein: MLKLKDKSLFHQLCFINGAWTGADSGESIDVVNPATGEKLGTVPKMGGAETRRAIEAAHAALPSWRAKTAQERSVILRRWADLLLEHLDDLAVLMTAEQGKPLAEARGETVYAASFLEWFAEEGKRVYGDVIPSDQAGKRIVVLKEPVGVCAAITPWNFPSAMITRKVGPALAAGCTIVVKPATATPYSALALAVLAQRAGVPEGVFAVVTGSAGAIGEEMTSNPLVRKLTFTGSTEVGKKLMAQCAGTVKKVSLELGGNAPFIVFDDADLDAAVEGALISKYRNTGQTCVCSNRFLVQEGIYDRFAEKLAQAAAQLKVGDGLKGETQQGPLIDMAAVEKVEEHIGDALAKGARIVTGGNRHPLGGCFFEPTVIADVTPDMHVARQETFGPVAPLFRFSTEEDAIRLANDTEFGLCAYFYSRDMTRVWRVAEAIESGIVGINTGLISTVVAPFGGIKESGVGREGSKYGIEEFVEIKYLCIGGIR
- the fdhD gene encoding formate dehydrogenase accessory sulfurtransferase FdhD, with protein sequence MTEVTTYNDGKVLRGEVDVVREFPLVLRVNDREIVTLIASPHDLRFLVAGFLRLQGFVTHLDDFLMLSVCNDYGIANVRIKGEIPAELKPVLTSGCGTGITFLLPEAACARGIADGVQVPVTAIFELMKQVALSSAKYKSHGGVHSAAVGDTAGRLLLHAEDLGRHNTIDRLAGEALLKGIPLSGTILATSGRVSAEMATKAALLGIAVIVSRTSPTDMAIRICEDAGIALVGYLRGTRFTAYTHPEYILFP
- the acnB gene encoding bifunctional aconitate hydratase 2/2-methylisocitrate dehydratase; translation: MIEAYLKQEAERKALGIPAKPLDPEQTADLCKLLEAPPAGKEEFLLHLLKERVSPGVDPAAEVKAGFLAAILAGSKKSPLVSKKDAVQILGTMLGGYNVAPLVAALKDAEVADEAVKALCGTTLVYDAFDDVLELSKSNAGAKKVLESWANAEWFTSKPGLPETVKVKVYKVDGEINTDDFSPAGDAWSRPDIPLHALAMGKTRFPDGNATIAKFRADGFQVAFVGDVVGTGSSRKSACNSVLWHIGQDIPAVPNKRRDGIIIGGVIAPIFFNTAQDSGAFPIKTDVTKMKTGDVIVINAKKGEITTEGGEVLSSFNVAPNTLFDEFRAGGRIPLIIGRALTDRARKALGLAPTDVFTLPVNPVPKAGQGYSLAQKMVGQACGVAGVLPGTACEPKMTTVGSQDTTGPMTADELKELACLKFQAPMFMQSFCHTAAYPKPADVKMHKTLPQFIIERGGVPLKPGDGVIHSWLNRLLVPDTVGTGGDSHTRFPIGISFPAGSGLVAFAGALGFMPLDMPESVLVRFKGKFNPGITLRDAVNAIPYWAIKQGLLTVPKKNKVNIFNGRILEMEGLPDLSVEQAFELTDAAAERSAAAGCIKLSEASVATYLRSNVALMKQMIADGYQDAQTLQNRIDAANEWLKNPKLLEADANAEYAAVIEIDLAEITEPILACPNDPDDVKLLSEVAGTPIQDVFLGSCMTNIGHFRAAGEIWRGQKFNPNVRTWICPPTRMDQAKLKDEAYFSVYSAMGARVEIAGCSLCMGNQARVPDGVNMFSTSTRNFDDRIGNGAKVFLGSAELGAVTVNMGKLPTPAEYLAVYKEKVEPNKANVYKYLQFDEM